One stretch of Chryseobacterium indologenes DNA includes these proteins:
- the hemE gene encoding uroporphyrinogen decarboxylase has product MIKNDLYLKALRGETVERPPVWMMRQAGRYLPEFIALRDQYDFFTRCQTPELAAEITLQPIRRFPLDAAILFSDILVVPQAMGIDFKMKESVGPWLNTPIRTMEQVQNIETPDVNDTLGYVFDAIELTLQKLDNEIPLIGFAGSPWTILCYCVEGKGSKAFDIAKSFCFQQPEAAHLLLQKITDTTIAYLKRKVEKGVSAVQIFDSWGGMLSPTDYQEFSWQYINQIVEALSPLTHVVVFGKGCWFALEDMTMSKASALGVDWTIKPEFARTLTNHTMTLQGNFDPARLHSTPETIKKMVNEMINRFGKDRYIANLGHGILPNVPVENAEAFIRAVVDWKPTF; this is encoded by the coding sequence ATGATAAAAAACGACCTATATTTAAAAGCACTTCGCGGAGAAACCGTTGAAAGACCTCCTGTCTGGATGATGAGGCAGGCTGGAAGATATCTGCCGGAATTCATTGCCTTAAGAGACCAATATGATTTCTTTACAAGATGTCAGACACCTGAACTTGCTGCTGAGATTACGCTACAGCCTATCCGCAGATTTCCTTTAGACGCGGCGATCCTGTTTTCTGATATTTTGGTAGTTCCTCAGGCTATGGGGATTGATTTCAAGATGAAAGAATCCGTTGGGCCTTGGCTGAATACTCCGATCAGAACAATGGAACAGGTTCAGAATATTGAAACTCCGGATGTGAATGATACTTTAGGATATGTTTTTGATGCTATCGAATTAACCCTACAGAAATTAGACAATGAAATTCCATTGATCGGTTTTGCCGGATCTCCATGGACAATTCTTTGCTATTGCGTGGAAGGAAAAGGAAGTAAGGCTTTTGATATTGCAAAATCTTTCTGTTTTCAACAGCCTGAAGCCGCTCATTTATTACTTCAGAAGATCACAGATACTACCATTGCCTATCTGAAGAGAAAAGTTGAAAAAGGCGTTTCTGCTGTACAAATTTTTGATTCATGGGGAGGAATGCTTTCTCCAACTGATTATCAAGAATTCTCCTGGCAGTATATTAACCAAATCGTTGAAGCCTTGAGTCCTCTTACCCACGTGGTAGTGTTCGGAAAAGGATGCTGGTTCGCATTGGAGGATATGACGATGTCTAAAGCTTCTGCTCTTGGTGTTGACTGGACTATTAAACCTGAATTTGCAAGAACATTGACAAACCACACGATGACGCTACAAGGAAACTTTGATCCTGCAAGATTACACTCAACTCCTGAAACGATCAAGAAAATGGTAAATGAAATGATTAACCGTTTCGGAAAAGACAGATATATTGCTAATCTTGGACACGGAATTCTTCCTAACGTTCCTGTTGAAAATGCTGAAGCGTTTATCAGAGCAGTGGTTGACTGGAAACCAACCTTTTAA
- a CDS encoding rod shape-determining protein MreD: MISRTLFTDILIMIFLVALQIFVLNRITIFGKYTPVLYPVFVMFYPFFRNKFQFLALSFLIGLSIDGFLYSWGINAFATTLIAYFRTLIFRTSTDTSTDFFSFQSLQWAQFLLFLFSSIFLHQLLVQYIEFFKFSRFFEILFNVLVTSVISFIFIVVYALIFKIKQKV, translated from the coding sequence ATGATTAGCAGAACTTTATTTACGGACATATTAATCATGATATTTCTTGTTGCATTACAGATCTTTGTGTTGAACAGGATTACTATTTTCGGGAAATATACTCCGGTATTATATCCCGTATTCGTCATGTTCTATCCTTTTTTCAGAAATAAATTCCAGTTCCTGGCATTAAGTTTTCTAATCGGTTTATCTATTGATGGTTTCCTTTATTCCTGGGGAATCAATGCCTTTGCTACAACCTTGATAGCCTATTTCAGAACCTTGATATTCAGAACGTCTACAGACACCTCTACAGACTTTTTCTCTTTTCAGTCCCTTCAATGGGCGCAGTTTTTGCTGTTTCTATTTTCAAGTATTTTCCTGCATCAGCTTTTAGTACAATATATAGAGTTCTTTAAGTTTAGCAGATTTTTTGAAATATTATTTAATGTGTTGGTAACAAGTGTAATTTCATTTATATTTATAGTGGTCTACGCATTAATATTTAAAATCAAACAAAAAGTTTGA
- the mreC gene encoding rod shape-determining protein MreC: MGFLLRLFSKNTLFVFFIFLQIIALVLIFSRNAMQRSWIAGQTAALNSWISGYIDEGVSYLKLKQINEDLVVQNKALMAELYGKDGSKNPVFKRVHDTIGGGQIYTFVDGEIVFNSINRRNNYFTINRGRRDGVFPQMGVMAPRGIAGIVINSTDSYALVQSVLSVNKIRINAALKNSGYFGTLTWNGDNSRVMHLADIPKYVALKVGDTVVTDGKSAIFPKGVTIGTIAGYSVDNKTGFWDISVELSEKMGALNKVYVVKNLKKAEVQKIQDTMQAVIKKEND; this comes from the coding sequence ATGGGATTTTTGCTGAGATTATTTTCGAAGAACACACTCTTTGTCTTCTTTATATTCCTGCAAATTATTGCTCTGGTTCTGATATTCTCTAGAAATGCCATGCAGAGATCCTGGATTGCAGGTCAAACGGCTGCATTGAATTCTTGGATTTCCGGGTATATTGATGAAGGAGTTTCTTACCTGAAGCTAAAACAGATCAATGAAGATCTTGTGGTTCAGAATAAAGCTCTTATGGCAGAGCTCTATGGAAAAGACGGGTCAAAAAATCCTGTTTTCAAAAGAGTGCATGACACCATTGGAGGCGGTCAGATCTATACTTTTGTTGATGGTGAAATTGTTTTCAACAGTATCAACAGAAGAAATAACTATTTTACAATCAACCGTGGCCGCAGAGACGGAGTCTTCCCTCAAATGGGAGTAATGGCGCCTAGAGGTATTGCGGGGATTGTTATCAATTCTACAGACAGTTATGCATTGGTTCAATCTGTATTGAGTGTCAATAAGATCAGAATTAATGCAGCCCTTAAAAATTCCGGATATTTTGGTACATTAACGTGGAATGGAGATAATTCCAGGGTGATGCACCTTGCGGATATTCCAAAATATGTTGCTTTAAAAGTTGGAGATACCGTTGTTACAGACGGAAAGTCTGCGATTTTCCCGAAAGGAGTAACCATTGGAACTATTGCCGGATATTCAGTAGATAATAAAACCGGTTTCTGGGATATCTCTGTGGAGCTGAGTGAAAAAATGGGAGCGTTGAATAAAGTGTATGTCGTGAAGAACCTGAAGAAAGCCGAAGTGCAGAAAATTCAGGACACGATGCAGGCTGTAATAAAAAAGGAAAATGATTAG
- a CDS encoding rod shape-determining protein produces the protein MSLFDMFTQEIAIDLGTANTLIIHNNKIVIDQPSIVAIERSSGKPIAVGEQAKHMQGKTHEDIKTIRPLKDGVIADFHASEHMIKEFIKKIPGIKGKFIQPALRIVICIPSGITEVEKRAVRDSAQKVNAKEVRLIYEPMAAAIGVGIDVQKPEGNMIIDIGGGTTEIAVVALGGIVCDKSVKIAGDVFTNDIAYYLRTHHNLYIGERTAERIKIEVGSAVEDLDVDIEDIPVQGRDLITGKPKEIMVGYKEIARALDKSIIRIEDAVMETLSLTPPELAADIYKTGIYLAGGGALLRGLADRIHKKTGLPVFVAEDPLRAVVRGTGIALKNMDKFNFLIK, from the coding sequence ATGAGTTTATTTGATATGTTTACGCAAGAAATTGCGATAGACCTTGGAACAGCTAATACCCTTATCATTCACAATAATAAAATTGTTATAGATCAACCTTCAATTGTTGCAATTGAACGTTCATCGGGTAAGCCTATTGCTGTAGGGGAGCAGGCGAAACATATGCAAGGTAAAACTCACGAAGATATCAAGACCATCCGTCCATTGAAAGATGGGGTCATTGCAGATTTCCACGCTTCTGAACACATGATTAAGGAATTTATTAAGAAAATTCCTGGAATCAAAGGTAAATTCATACAGCCTGCATTAAGAATTGTAATCTGTATTCCTTCTGGTATTACTGAAGTTGAAAAAAGAGCGGTAAGAGATTCTGCTCAGAAAGTAAACGCAAAAGAAGTAAGATTGATCTATGAACCAATGGCAGCTGCTATAGGGGTTGGGATCGATGTACAGAAGCCTGAGGGGAACATGATTATCGATATAGGTGGAGGTACTACGGAAATTGCTGTCGTAGCTTTAGGAGGTATCGTATGTGATAAATCTGTGAAAATTGCGGGAGACGTATTTACCAATGATATTGCTTATTACTTAAGAACTCACCATAACCTTTATATTGGAGAAAGAACAGCTGAAAGAATTAAAATTGAAGTAGGTTCTGCCGTGGAAGATCTGGATGTAGACATCGAAGATATCCCGGTACAAGGTAGAGACCTTATTACCGGTAAGCCAAAAGAAATTATGGTTGGGTATAAAGAAATTGCCCGTGCATTGGATAAATCTATCATCAGAATCGAGGATGCTGTAATGGAAACACTTTCCCTTACTCCACCGGAATTGGCTGCTGATATTTATAAAACAGGTATTTATCTTGCCGGAGGAGGTGCATTGTTAAGAGGTCTTGCGGACAGAATTCACAAAAAGACAGGTCTTCCTGTATTTGTAGCAGAAGATCCGTTGAGAGCTGTAGTTCGTGGAACTGGTATTGCCCTTAAGAATATGGATAAATTCAATTTCTTAATTAAATAA
- a CDS encoding uroporphyrinogen-III synthase, which yields MKILFTKNIDPSTISKELGEDIQVDCVEVIKTKPILISPFELKNYSLIFTSVNGVASFFKNRFKPNENFTAKNYNKIYCVGEKTKKALRKHGFGTFKVVRNADALSRFIIGNCQHEQFLHFCGNLAINVLDKELPLQNIKYKKITIYNTEEINPLIPEKYHAAVFFSPSGVRSFAKQNSLKGMKLFSIGETTSGELRNYTHENIFTSEENTLSSIFELIRQEIVSQL from the coding sequence ATGAAAATCTTATTTACCAAAAATATAGACCCCTCAACAATATCCAAAGAATTAGGAGAGGATATTCAGGTTGACTGTGTTGAGGTAATTAAGACCAAACCTATTCTCATCAGTCCGTTTGAGCTGAAAAATTACTCCTTGATCTTTACCAGCGTAAATGGTGTTGCTTCGTTTTTTAAAAACAGATTTAAGCCTAATGAAAATTTTACGGCTAAAAATTACAATAAGATCTACTGTGTTGGTGAAAAAACAAAAAAGGCATTAAGAAAACATGGCTTTGGGACATTTAAAGTAGTAAGAAATGCTGATGCTCTTTCCAGATTTATTATCGGAAACTGCCAGCATGAACAATTTCTTCACTTCTGTGGCAATCTTGCCATTAATGTTCTTGATAAGGAACTTCCTCTTCAAAATATTAAATATAAAAAGATTACGATCTACAATACCGAAGAGATCAATCCTTTAATTCCTGAAAAATATCATGCTGCAGTATTTTTTAGTCCAAGCGGAGTTCGTAGTTTTGCAAAGCAAAATTCCTTGAAAGGTATGAAGTTGTTTTCCATTGGAGAAACGACATCCGGGGAACTAAGAAATTATACTCACGAAAACATTTTCACGTCCGAAGAGAATACTCTGAGCTCCATTTTTGAGCTGATTAGACAGGAAATTGTGAGCCAACTTTAG
- the hemA gene encoding glutamyl-tRNA reductase has protein sequence MLQYSNIHRTSNFAVLSISYEKADVETRGKFAFFDENIKNFVSRVHQEDLGDAFVVSTCNRTEIYTTSSNYLLVAEEYCKTIGVNITDFLQFANILTKEEALIHLFRVAAGLESQIIGDFEIIGQIKKAYSRFKKERQNSNPYLERAINAAIQISKRIKNETGISNGAASVSYAAVHYILNNQKRITEKNILLLGVGEIGQNTVENLVKHVYQPKIKIANRTQEKAEKISQKYNIPHVDYSDVDKELKDTDILIVATGAKHPIINQSHFPNGKETLVIDLSIPHNVEKNVTENKNVTLIDVDELSKQIQETIQQREKEIPKAEKIIKELMKDFIEWEKKRKLAPNIHHFKAVLKNMERNEMHNFYKKNKYINITDMELSDKMIQKITNRFAKYIIDNPLKAEEISKLMHEILVEQPNNEFNEKH, from the coding sequence ATGTTACAGTATTCCAACATCCATCGAACATCAAATTTTGCCGTGCTTTCTATAAGTTACGAAAAGGCCGATGTAGAAACGAGAGGAAAATTTGCATTCTTTGATGAAAACATCAAAAACTTTGTTTCCCGCGTCCATCAGGAAGATCTTGGGGATGCATTTGTAGTTTCCACATGTAACAGGACTGAGATCTATACCACTTCATCCAATTATCTTTTAGTGGCAGAAGAATATTGCAAAACTATTGGGGTAAATATTACCGATTTTCTGCAGTTCGCTAATATTCTGACTAAAGAAGAGGCTTTAATACACCTTTTCAGAGTCGCTGCCGGACTTGAAAGTCAAATTATTGGAGACTTTGAGATTATTGGTCAGATCAAAAAAGCGTACAGCCGTTTTAAAAAGGAAAGACAAAATTCTAATCCATATCTGGAAAGAGCCATTAATGCAGCCATTCAGATCTCCAAAAGGATTAAGAACGAAACCGGAATTTCCAATGGAGCAGCCTCTGTTTCTTATGCAGCCGTTCATTACATCCTAAACAATCAAAAAAGAATTACCGAAAAGAACATTCTTCTTCTTGGCGTGGGTGAGATTGGGCAGAATACAGTGGAGAATCTGGTAAAACATGTTTATCAGCCTAAAATTAAAATTGCAAACAGAACACAGGAGAAAGCTGAAAAGATTTCCCAGAAATATAACATTCCTCATGTTGATTATTCTGATGTTGACAAGGAATTAAAAGATACCGATATTCTTATCGTGGCTACAGGAGCCAAACACCCAATTATCAACCAATCACATTTCCCGAACGGAAAAGAAACATTGGTAATAGATCTTTCTATTCCTCATAATGTTGAAAAAAATGTTACAGAAAATAAAAATGTAACTTTAATTGACGTTGATGAACTTTCAAAACAAATCCAGGAAACGATTCAACAAAGGGAAAAAGAAATCCCTAAAGCTGAAAAGATCATTAAGGAACTGATGAAAGATTTTATTGAGTGGGAGAAAAAAAGAAAACTAGCACCAAATATTCATCATTTCAAAGCTGTTTTAAAAAATATGGAACGCAATGAAATGCATAATTTTTACAAAAAAAATAAATATATCAACATCACGGATATGGAGCTCTCTGATAAAATGATCCAGAAGATCACCAACCGTTTTGCAAAATATATCATCGACAATCCTTTAAAAGCCGAAGAAATTAGTAAATTAATGCACGAAATATTAGTTGAACAACCAAACAACGAATTCAATGAAAAGCATTAG
- the hemC gene encoding hydroxymethylbilane synthase codes for MKSIRIGTRNSALALWQAREVARHLQNNNYLTEIVPIVSSGDKNLNQPLYSLGITGVFTRDLDVALLNDEIDIAVHSLKDVPTLLPQNIEMIAYLERDFPQDILIRKESAKNKELHELKLATSSLRRRAFWLRHFPNTEFSDIRGNIQTRLQKLEDGNFDATILSLAGIKRMKMEIDYEMLPVMISAPSQGVIAVAGHSGKPEINEILKQINHKPTQICVEIERNFLSTLEGGCTAPIGAFAEIIEDQIRFTAALCSLDGKNCIAIDENFEYNPEENFGEKFARVVLENGGKELMAEIKSQI; via the coding sequence ATGAAAAGCATTAGAATCGGAACAAGAAATTCCGCACTTGCACTTTGGCAGGCTAGAGAGGTTGCGAGGCACCTTCAGAACAACAATTATTTAACAGAAATTGTTCCTATCGTTTCTTCTGGCGATAAGAACCTTAATCAACCTTTATATTCATTAGGGATCACAGGGGTTTTCACAAGAGACCTTGATGTAGCCTTATTGAATGATGAAATAGACATTGCTGTTCATTCTTTAAAAGATGTCCCTACACTGTTACCTCAAAATATTGAGATGATTGCCTATTTGGAAAGAGATTTTCCACAAGACATTCTGATCAGAAAAGAATCAGCGAAAAATAAGGAACTTCACGAACTGAAACTAGCAACAAGCAGTTTAAGAAGAAGAGCTTTTTGGTTAAGACATTTCCCGAATACTGAATTTTCTGATATCCGTGGAAATATTCAGACCCGTCTTCAGAAACTTGAAGATGGAAATTTTGATGCTACCATTCTATCTTTGGCCGGGATCAAAAGGATGAAAATGGAAATTGATTATGAAATGCTTCCGGTAATGATTTCTGCTCCATCTCAGGGCGTTATTGCTGTTGCAGGACATTCCGGAAAACCGGAGATCAATGAAATCCTTAAGCAGATCAATCACAAACCTACTCAAATCTGTGTAGAAATCGAAAGAAACTTTCTAAGTACTTTAGAGGGCGGATGTACAGCACCTATCGGAGCTTTTGCAGAAATTATCGAGGATCAGATCCGCTTTACAGCTGCTCTATGCTCTCTGGATGGTAAAAACTGTATTGCTATTGATGAGAACTTCGAATACAACCCGGAAGAAAATTTTGGAGAAAAATTCGCAAGGGTAGTACTGGAAAACGGAGGAAAAGAATTAATGGCAGAAATCAAAAGCCAGATTTAA